Below is a window of Tolypothrix bouteillei VB521301 DNA.
AAAAAACTTTTGAATCTTACTCATGCCGACACTCAGGAAAGACAAGAGATTCCTGTGGAAATTACAGGGGTGGATAGCGTAGTGAGCGATGAAGCAACTTTTATGGTTGATGAACCGCCCAGTGCTGATATCATTACAGCCTTAACTGACTTACTAAATGATACGAGTGATGGCGAACAGGTTTTGGAAGAGTCTCCTATTATACCAAAAAATACAGAAATTGCCACTTCCGAAGCTCAACCTTCAGTGACCATCATCGATAATCGTGATGCTGATTCTTCTCAAGAAAGTTATATTCCCGCTTCTCCACAAGAAAGTTTGCTACTGCAGGAGGAAAATCAATCTGCGGAAGTTGCTGATATTTCATTGGAAGAAGCCCAGTTGCAGCAATTGGAGCAGGATTTGGCGAGTTTTGATGGAGAACTCAATTCTCTGCTCGAACCTCTTCAGGATTTAGAAAATCGAGAAAATGCACAAAGTCGGCTTATCCCGCCAGAAGTTCCACAACCGACAGGGACTGAGTCGGGAGCGATCGCAGAAAAAGAATTGGTGGCTGCAACTGAAAAAAAAAATGAAGCGACAGAAGAACAACTTGTGGGTTCTTTAGTTTCCATTTCTCGTTCCACAGATGATAAAGAGGTAACACTTGAAGCTGCTAACTCAGTTTGGTATTTAGGAATTGATTTGGGGACAACTGGAATTTCTGCTGCACTGTTAAATCGCTCTACAACCGAGGTTTATCCTCTCTACTGGATAGCAGAAAATCAACCAGAGACAAGTGCGCGGTCTTTTCGTTTACCTGCAGAAGTTTATTTACCAACGGCTTCTGTAAATGCTAATGAAACAGAGAATTCTCACTCCCACGAGCAAACGCCAGCTGCGGCTGTGGGTGAAGAAAAGTTATCTGAGAGTGAAGGTGGAAGTTCCCAAGGGGGTGCAACTCAATCGCACAACCTATTTTCAGCGCAGTTAAAACCGTATTTGCAAATCGCCCTTCCTTACAAAAACGAACAACAAAAATGGGAACCGATTTTGCAGTTAAATGACTTTTCTACAGTTCCTTTGGTTTGGGTTGTGCGATCGCTTTCAAAACTGCTGTTAACCTTAATGGCAGACCGCAGCAGCACAACTTTAGGTTTAACGGCTGCTGCTGTTGGTATAGAGCAAGACATTTTCCGGATCATTATGAGTCGCGTGACGGGCGTCATTTGTAATTGCCCGTCGAATTGGTCGGAACAGTATCGCTTTAATATTAGAGAAGCGATACTCACAAGCAAACTGGTAAAGCACTCACAACAAGTCTTCTTTGTAGAAGAAGCGATCGCCTGTTTGCTGTGCGAACTAGATGGTGCTAATGGGGAGATTGTCAAAATCAAGGGTCGCCAAGGGACTCGTTTGGCAAAAACCAGCGATCGTCCTTTAAACGGTAGCACTCTTGTCATTAATATTGGAGCCGACGCAACAGAAATGGCGCTGGTTGATTTGCCAGACAATTTAGAAGACTTAACCCATAACGATTTCATGCTCCACGGTTTTACCTATGCGGGTTCGGGAATCGAGCAAGATATTATTTGCCAATTGCTACTTCCACCAAAATGGCGACAACCGCGTACTGACAATCAAAGCGAGAGCAAACCGGTGAGCAGCAACCCCTGGCATTGGCAACCCGCCGTTCCTGGCTTAGATCGAATGAGTTTTTCTAGCTTGGGTTTAGAAGAATTAACTTTGCCAAGACCGGGAGAACCCGATTTGGTAGAACGAGTGCGTTTGCAGCAACGTCTGGAAAGTTCGTTGTTAGGAAAAGCAGTTGTGGATGCAGCTGTTGCTCTCAAGTTAATCCTACAACACCAAGAATCCTTCACCTTAGAATTAGCCGATCAAAAATGGGTATTGCAGCGGCGAGACTTAGAGAGCCAGGTGTTTGTCCCCTTTGTACGCCGTATTAATCGAGAACTCAACAGATTGTTAGTTGCTAAAGGCTTACCCACAGAAGCAATCAATCAAGCCATCTTAACGGGAGGGGTTGCTTCCTTAGGAGCTGTCAGTCGGTGGCTGCGTCAAAAATTACCAAATGCCAGGATTATCCAAGATTTGTACCTCGGTGAAAACGGTTCACCCACTTGCAGCCGGGTTGCATACGGTTTAGCCGTGCTTCCCCTGCATCCTCAAGTCTTAGAAGTTTCCAGACAACAGTACACTGATTACTTCCTCTTCACGGAATTGCTGCGAATCTTGCCAACTCGACCGGTATCTTTTGGAGAAATCATTCAGTTGTTTGAGAATCGCGGTATCAACACGCGCAACTGTCAGCAACGCTTGCTTGCTTTTCTAGAAGGCGAACTTCCACCGGGTTTAGTACCAACAAGCACTGAAGCGACCTGGCTTGTTCCGGGTTCATCTGAGAATCCCGATTATCAAGCCTTCTCGGCTGCACCACTGTTTGAAAAGCAAGGAAGTCTCACCTATCGTCCCAATACTCAGCAACTGCAAGCGATCGCTCGTTATCTTGATGCCATCAAAGCCAGTACCCGCCAATCACTCGATGAACCCTACACTGTTAATTTTGCTATAGGCGTCCTTCAGTAAGAGGGGACAAGGAGGACAAGGGAGACAAGGAGGACAAGATCGAAGTTTCTTCCTTATCTATCTTGTCTACTTCCTCTCCTTTCTCTGCAATTCCCAATGTCTAAACCCTAAAAATACAGAAAGTTTAAATACTCCTCCCTATCTGAAAGATTATATAAAATTTCAGTTGTGACCTTTCACTTAAAAGCATTACTGGTCTATATTAATACTATATAAATCTCCGTAGATAAAAACTACTCCTCCCGTGTCTACTTGTACATCCGATAAAACAGAAAGCCAATCTATTGATGTAGGCGTTTTCAGTCAATATAATTCAGTTGAGTTTCCACACCAACCCGTACACCCCTCCGCTACAAGTATCATCAAGCGGTTAATTGATATTTTAGGAGCTATTGTGGGGTTGTTGATTACAGCTATAGTAGCAATCCCCGTAGTCATAGCTACCCAGTTAGACGATCCAGGTCCCCTCTTCTACAGTCAAATACGTTGTGGTATTAATGGACGTAAATTCCGTATTTGGAAGTTCCGTTCCATGATAGTGGATGCAGATCGGCTTAAGCACTTGGTAAAAAACGAAGCCAAGGGTCACATATTTAAATCAACTGAAGATCCTAGAATTACAAAAGTAGGCAAATTTTTAAGACGCACAAGCTTAGACGAATTACCTCAATTTTGGAACGTCCTCAAAGGAGAGATGAGCTTAGTAGGGACTCGTCCACCGACTCCCGATGAAGTTGTCAACTATGATGTCCACCACTGGCAAAGATTGCAAGTGAAACCAGGGATTACAGGAGAATGGCAAGCCAATGGTCGTTCCTGTATTACCGACTTTGAGACTATAGTCAGCATGGATCTTGCCTACCAGCGCAAGTGGTCGGTGATGTACGATCTGTATCTGATTGTGAAAACAATTGGAGCAGTCGTGAACAAGAAAGGTGCCTGTTGAAGGCGATCGCATTTCAGCTACATCATCCGGAAGGGCAATATTGCCCATCTAAGCGACAACATTTTAACTTATTCAGGGTGCGTGCTATCTTTATTTTTATACAGGCTTCTATTCAGTC
It encodes the following:
- a CDS encoding sugar transferase, giving the protein MSTCTSDKTESQSIDVGVFSQYNSVEFPHQPVHPSATSIIKRLIDILGAIVGLLITAIVAIPVVIATQLDDPGPLFYSQIRCGINGRKFRIWKFRSMIVDADRLKHLVKNEAKGHIFKSTEDPRITKVGKFLRRTSLDELPQFWNVLKGEMSLVGTRPPTPDEVVNYDVHHWQRLQVKPGITGEWQANGRSCITDFETIVSMDLAYQRKWSVMYDLYLIVKTIGAVVNKKGAC